tcaaagtcgcgacaggggacccagaaaccgttctggccctgtctcacgagaattttaatatctctcggtaaactattcatatgatcttttcgttactttcatatgaaaatagactcgtcaaggttagatttcataatttattcaccatttaataccattcctacaaattttggtgatttttcaaaaccacgtcactgcagcttgcagcatctgtttttaaggtaggctttacctaatttgtagtctccatgggccaactatggtcttgccatacatgggtccacatatgatcatatttagccattccaatggctggtcatgtgaccaacactcccattccaatccataatcacatcatgaaaccatatataattacaaaccacaaatggtctatttacatactccactattacgaaccattttcgcatggccgtacacatatacaacacaagtacttaaagacaaccgagggtagtcctatacatgccatatccgaactcaactaaaggagtaccaaaaaggggctttgatagtgtggttgacttcaacttttatgatcccgaatccgatcgctaacgagcaaaatctataaacagagaaacaaagaaacggagtaagcaatttatgcttagtaagtttcgagccataatatacacacaaccaaagcatagcattcaagtagctaaacaataattcatatgcacaatttctcaaagacatgcttacttcacaatcccaactcttattttcatacacaaacaacggcttagttaaggccgatagctcgtttatcattggagcgaatattcatacgcacttactcatagtgtgcaaagcacacacaaaacataccttgttgttgggaatttcacaagtgcattaactgaaaattttccagcagcttataaatttcaaatcacataccttgagtttatccggatatagctactcgttcaaaacaccttcggacgTGGCAGTTATGGTAAcccgctcaaatgccttgggacttaaccggatatcacaactcgcacaattgccttcgggcttagctcggatatcatagctcgcacaattgccttgagcttagcccgatatcacaatcgcacaattgccttgagcttagcccgatatcacaatcgcacattcattcacatctttgtttcaatttcataacaaacttttatgcacattttacttaatcaaaaatatcatttcggcttaatggccatatacaagggcacaatttcgattgcttattacttcatccaatcgaatcaaaatctaagttccgatactcgaaaaattacctcggatgttgtcgaatgattccgatggctattcgactactttttcttccctttatcggatttggtccctctttgctcttgagcttaatcttgatgcaatcatAGCCGAATCtctttctagttctcttctaaaccaagcatgaagcaaaaatccttcctttttccttagtattttcggccaaagaagagaaaaatggatgaacaaaattttttcctttcctcctctacaactcacggcaatggggagaagataccacagtcacacacatttttttttcattctttacttacccatactctttattttatcatttctccctaatgcatcaacaaaacatgtttcatgacatgtttaacccatacacccttgtcatggcggccactacatgttgggggaaatttgacatgcaaatccttatttttgcatgcattatcaacaagtcatcacacatttcccatcacactttcaaagtttactactaggtcctttctagtgaaattcacctttataactctaaatcgaaacatcagaaatgtcacacacaaactaacacatatcataggcatcaaaataaattttaaattatttttatgcctcggttttgtggtcccgaaaccacatcccgactagggtcaattttgggctgtcacattaagtTTTTGTCTCCATAGCATTTCCTTGATCATGCTAACTAAAAGAATGACCGAGTTTAGTTTTACATACAAAACTATCGGCTGCTTGCAACAACTCTACATCTAAATTAAATTATCCCCACTAtctaaataaaaaattacatatatatatttgtttgcctAAGGCCAGATGGAATTATTTTTGAGTTCATATTTGatacaatatatatatttgaaagaaGTATTTTACAAGAAAACTTTCTTGTCACTAGCAAATTATAAGATAATAATGTACTTTCAGCACCTCCTTTTCCCCATCAACTTTAGTCTGAGAAGGAAAAGTCTTTTGAAGTTGGCCAGCATCTGACACTAAGACCAGCAAGCAGCAGACCATGCAGCTCGAGCCTAGCAAATGCAGCTGAAGAAACTGtttcattttgttcattttgCTACTCTAAGTAGTTGTTATGTAATTTAGTTTGATTTCAACTTGTTGCTGATGTATTTGATGTGTTTAGGTAGTGATTGAGTTGAAAATCAGCTTTGTTTATGTGAACAAGTTAGTTTAACAAGTTTCAATGTATTTTTAGTGGAGTTAGGTAGATGTTTAGGTAAATTTGACTTGTAATAATCAACCTATGTCTTGTTTATGTAATGGCTTCATGTCAAAGTTTTctttttgaatgaaattatcagaTTTTCTTTCCATATTCTCCATTGTTCattgtttttaaatttctttCTTGAATTCTGCTTGTTTGTTCACCAAGCATCGAGCTTTCCTGCTCAAGTCTTTTAGTTCAAAACTTGTTTCTCTTTGCTCTCaacaccaacaattggtatctagagctATAATCTTAGTGGACCTGTAGTAATGTAACCTCAAATCGATGGCTTCATCAGGCTTCTCACTAGCAGCACCACCAGTCTTCAATGGAGAGGGCTATTACATTTGGGTGGTCAAAATGAGGACCTACCAGCAGGCATTTGACCTATGGGAGGTGGTCAACTCAGATGTTGAATCAGCACCATTGAGAGCCAATCCAACAGTGGCTCAAATCAGGCAACATGCTGATGAAAGGACCAAGAGGCACAAAGCCATGTCCTGCATTCAGAATTGTGTGTCAAATGTGATCTTCACAAGGATCATGGCCTGTGAGACACCAAAATAGGCCTGGGACAGACTGAAGGAGGAGTTTCAAGGGACTGAGAGAACAAGGCAGCAACAGCTATTGAACTTGAGAAGGGACTTCGAGAACTTAAAGATGAAAGAGGAAGAAACTATCAAGCAGTATTCAGACAGAATTATGGTTGTGGTTAACAGCATAAGGCTCCTTGGAGAGCAGTTCAATGAAGCAACAATAGTGGAGAAAGTGCTTTCAACCTTACTTGAGAGGTATGAGGCAAAAATATCCTCCCTCGAGGACTCAAAGGACTTGACCACCATCTCCTTGACAGAGCTGATCAATGCTCTCTATGCACAAGAGCAAAGAAGAGCCAGTAGATTGGAAGAGCATCAAGAGGGTGACCACCACTGCCTACAAAGGTAAGAAGACTTGGAGAGATAAGCCTAAGTCAAATGCTCCAGGAAGATAGGATAGACCTTGTAGACATTGCAAAAGGCCTAGTCATCCAGAGGCCAAATGCTGGTTTAGGCCAGATGCTCAATGCCAATATTGCAAAAAAATGGGGCATGTTGAAAGAGTTTGCAAAAGCAGACCAATACAAAACCAATCACAGCAGAAAAAGGCTGAGGCTCGAGTAGTTGAAGAAGGCAGTGACCATGAGGAGCAGGTCTTTGTAGTTTCTTACTCATCTGCACAGGTAAAAGTTTCAGATGGATAGCTCCTAGACAGTGGCTACACCAACCACATGACACCAGATGCTGCCATCTTCAAGTCTTTAGACAGAAGTTGTAAAACCAAAGTGAAGGTTTGGAATGGTCATTTCATTAAGGCAGAAAGCAAGGGAGATGTCTTGATCAGGACTCCCACAAGTAACAAGCTCATCTCAAATGTGTTGCTAGTTCCTGAAATTGACAGAAATCTTCTTAGTATAGCTCAACTGCTGGAGAAGGGCTATTTTGTTGAATTTAAAGGCAAGGAATGCCAAATTAGTGACTCGAATGGATCAAGACTTATGTCAATCACCATGGCTGATAAGAGCTTTGTTGTGGATTGGAGAAATGACTTAGACTCAGCTTACACTACTTCATCTGAGGAATCCAAGCTTTAGCACCAAAGGCTTGGTCATGCCAACTACAGATCGATGGACCAGCTAACCAAACAGGATTTGGTTGAAAACTTCATCAACACAGCTGAGAAAGAGGATGTTTATGAGACATGTCAACTTGGAAAGCAAGCCAGGCTGTCATTTCCTTCAAACAAGCCTGAAAAGCCTCTGAAAGGCTGCAGCTAGTGCACACTGATGTGTGTGGCCCTATGAAGATTGAATCACTGAATGGAAGCAAGTACTTTATCTTGTTTATTGATGATCACACCAGATTTTGCTGGATTTTCTTTTTGAAGCATAAATCAGAGGTGGCCTCATGGTTTTGAAAGTTCAAGGCTACTGCAGAGACTGAAACAGGCTGCAAACTAAAGACCCTAAGGTCTGACAATGGAACTAAGTACACCTCAGCTCAATTTCAAGCATTTTATGAAGATGCAGGCATCAAACATTAGCTCACCAACACTTATACACCTTAACAGAATGGTGTTAGTAAAAGAAAGAATAGAAGCCTAATGGATATGGCCAGGTGCCTACTGTTTGAGAAGAATTTTCCAAAAAGCTTGTGGGCAGACGTAGTTAACACTGTTGTGTACATCCAAAATAGGCTCCCAACTAAGGCTTCAGCTCACAAAACACCATTTCAAGCCTGGTTCAGGTTCAAACCTTCATTGGCTCACCTGAGAGTCTTTGGTTGCTTGTGTTATGCACAAGTACTAGCTGTAAAAAGAGGCAAGCTGGATAAGAAAGCTCAAGCAGGCATTCTGATGGGCTATAGCTTAGTTAAAAAAGGCTATAGTCTCTTGGATCCTTCAACAAATAAGGTGCTTGTAAGGAGAGATGTAGTGTTCAATGAAAAAGCAAGATGGAATTGGGATAAGAATAAGCCAGACGCCAATTCTAAAGAACTCATAGCAGGTCAGATTGAACCTGATCAAGTTGGTCCAGAAATGGACTTTGATGATGAGCCAGTCAGGGGAACAAGACCCTTGGCAGAGATTTATGAAAGGGCTCAAGTGGCCATAGTGGAGCCAACCTATTTTGAAGATGCTGAAGCACATAAAGAATGGAAACAGGCAATGGCTAATGAGATTGCCATGATTGAAAAGAACTAGACATGTGAATTGGTTGAAAGACCAGTCAATAGGAAGGTCATTGGGGTAAAATGTTCTATCGAGCCAAACACAATGTAGATGGGAGTTTGAACAAGCTAAAGGCTAGGCTAGTTGTGAAGGGTTTTAGCCAAAAGTATGGCCTGGATTACTTGGAAACTTTTGCACCAGTAGCCAGGCTAGACACCATCAAGCTACTGGTTGCCTTAGCAGCTCAAATGGAGTGGAAAATCCATTAGCTTGATGTGAAGTCTGCTTTTCTTAATGATTTTCTTGAAGAAGAAATCTATGTTAAGCAACCTCAAGGATTCAAAGTGAAAGACAAGAAAGACATGGTCTACAGGCTCAAGAAAGCCTTATATGGCTTAAAACAGGCACCAAGGGCCTAGTATAATAGAATTGATAGCTATTGCTCAGCCTGGGATTTCAAAGAAGCTCCAGTGAGCCAACTTTGTATGTTAAGAAGGAAGGAGCTGTAACACAACTCATTGTGTctctatatgttgatgatattttggttagaGGAGGAGATCAAAAGATGGTGGTTGATTTCAAAGCCAAAATGAAGAACATGTTTGAGATGTCTGACTTAGGCCAAATGACATATTTCCTAGGAATGGAAGTGTTCCAAACTAAAAATAGAATCTTCTTCGGACAGAAAACTTTTGCTGCAAAGATCCTAAGCAAGTTTTCCATGGAGAATTGCAAGGCAACAAGTACACCTGTGGCTGTTGGAACAAAGCTGTCGAGCAAAGAGGATGATAAAAGGGTTAGTGAGACCATCTACAAAAGCTTAATAGGTTGTTTGTTATATTTGACTACAACAAGGCCAAACATTAAGTATTCTGTCAGTTTGCTCTCAAGGTTTATGAATTGTTGCAATGAGGAGCATTTTCGAGCAGCAAAAAGAGTATTCAAATACATCAAAGGTACCCTGAGTTATGGCTTGTTGTATAGCAAGATTGATAGGCTAAGGCTAGTTGGCTATACTGATTGTGACTGGGCAGGCTCAAAGGATGACATGAAGAGCACTTCAGGGTATGCCTTCACCTTTGGCTCAGCAATTTTTTGTTGGAGTTCAAAGAAGCAAAATGTGGTTGCACAGTCAACTGCTGAAGCTGAATATGTAGCAGCTGCTAGGGTTGTAAATCAAGCCATATGGCTGAGAAAAATCTTGACAGATTTAAATTTATACCAGGAGGGAGCAACAGAAATTTATTGTGACAACCAATCTactgttgcaattgcaaagaatccaATTTTTCATGGTAGGACAAAACATTTCAGCATTAAGCTTCATGTTGTCAGAGAAATGGAGCAAGCACATGATGTGAAACTGATTCATTGCAGTTTAGAGGAGCAACTTGCTAATATTTTTACAAAAGCCCTTAGTATGACACGATTCCTTCATTTGAGAGCTGAAATGGGAGTATGTAACATGCtagccaaggaggagtgttgaagttGGCTAGCATGTGACACTAAGACCAGCAAGCAGCAGACCATGCAGCTCGAGCCTAGCAGATGTTTGAAGAAACTGtttcattttgttcattttgCTACTCTAAGTAGTTGTTATGTAATTTAGTTTGATTTCAACTTGTTGTTGATGTATTTGATGTGTTTAGGTAGTGATTGAGTTGAAAATCAGCTTTGTTTATATGAACAAGTTAGTATAACAAGTTTCAATGTATTTTTAGTAGAGTTAGGTAGATGTTTAGGTAAATTTGACTTGTAATGATCAGCCTATGTCTTGTATATGTAATGGCTTCATGCCAAAgtttttgaatgaaattattagatTTCTTTCCATATTCTCTATtgttcattttttaaaaaatttttacttGAATTCTGCTTTTTTGTTCACCAAGCATCAAGCTTTCCTGCTCAAGTCTTTTAGTTCAAAACTTGTTTCTCTTTGCTCTCAATGCCAACAAAGTCAAAGCCTGGATAAGAAAATGTTTAGAACTGTGAGTGAATTAAGACCAGTTCCATGACATATATTGAAATGATGTACGAGGAGAACAAAACTAGAAAGTGTAGTGGTTGAAGAATGATTCACCTCCTAATAAGAAATAGCTAATTGTGAAGGCAAATGCCTAGTCTTCACGTACTTGATGAAAGGAAAATTAGGATGAGTTCTTTTGTTTCAATGCCTATATATAGACCTATTTGCCATGCAGGATTTCCCACCCCTCTCCCAATTGGTTGTTAGAATTTTAAATagtatctaatataaaattagaaccaTAAActaggatctatcatgtcaaatcatcaagaatgaataaataacaaaactagatgcggaagcgtacctgaatctaTAGATTCCCTAAAACTTTCTggatcttggggatttgatctttcaagttagcacacaagaaattcagagaatatctgctctTTCTTTCCTAAtaatgggatattagaaaagatatattgtgtataatttggggaccatagccctaatatttataaccctggtatattagttctaatcaaattctaattagctcatcattaattaaaatttgattagaagagtatctacacatatttgacccatactttatttcataattaaaagcccaataaaattctaaccaaattagatcacttttaatttgggctaacctatcatgaaagtaaataataacatgtaattattcttattatatatgtgatgtccaaattttccaacaatctcccacttggaccacatatatatactaattactttataattacatgtcattatataaccttatgaactcaaaattttactatcatatccaaaaggtattctgaacaatctcgtccattaattatgttaacatagtaCCAAGGtgactttcgttacatatattgtaactaaatccatccatgatcacatatattaacacaaccaaatgacatagatcaagtatggatgtgtagcatggaaattacatgcaatatgatctaaacatgtctatttccaactggtcctccttagtgagatcaaaccttaccaaaatcagagtgtgaataaaccaaataaactttatttctgtagaaaataaacttattatctttaaactgaaataactgaaaatgtgtctataacataaaagcatttaaaaatacaaactcccactaaaacGAAATATCCTTTAAATGACATTACACCCATATGGGCAATGTGCTCTTATAAAACCTTAGGTGTAGTTCCTTAGTAAGCAGATCCgcaatcatggagtttgtcctaATATGCTTTATAAGTACCTAACCACTCtgaacttttactttaacaaccaAGAACTTAAAGTCTATGTGTTTTGACTTTAATGTGCTTCCGTTGCTATTGGAATAAAAGGCTGCAATttattttcacaatttgcaccttaGTGATAAAGTCTTGTatccatattccatcaaaatcgAAGTTTATATACCTGATGATCTCTAACTAATTAGATCTCCGATATGTGAGCCTGTAATCTTTTGTTCTCCAAAAATAGTTTATAACCGTTTTGGATGCTATCCAATGGTCCAAACTAGGATTGCTTAAAATATCTTCCTAACATCCCAATAATATACACAATATTCCAATGTATACAAACCTGAATGTTCATTAGATTTTCCAttgctaaaatgtaaaaaatcttatgcatttttgtaatctcaaaatcattcttagggcattgattgaggctatacttattattgacaagcattatgtcattaacatataaaaccaaatatagtACCTTACTCCCACTAAACTTATGGTATATACAATTATCAACAAAATTCATCTCTAAACCGAATAAGATAATCattttgtaaaatttgtaatattattgtgacagccttaaaacgaccctagtcgaaatgtggtttcgggaccacaaaaccaaggcataaaaataatttgatatttattttattgcctataatgtgtgttaactcatgtgtgatattttttatgctttgatttagaattatagatgtgaatttcactagaaaggacctagtaataaactttgaaagtatgaggggaaatgtgtgatgactaattaaaggatgcatgcaaaacaatggacttgcatgtcaaatttcccccccccatagctagtggccggccatgacaaggatttatgggcaaaaatcatgtcatgaaacatgtttggtaaatgggttatgatggaaagaataaaataagggtatggaataaacaattaatgttagtagatgagaaacaaaaaaaaaaaagtgtccatcttcctccatagcttggccgaatgtcctaaaggaagaaagaaaaaattttgttcatctcttttcactctcttgttggccgaaaatactaaggttaaggaaggagttttgcttcatacttggtttggaagaggattaggaagaggttggctaaacttgcatcaagattaaggtatgtttgaggttcatgcatgtttttagttgctagcttaatgttcttgttagcccatggttcaaatccttgttatgtcatgggaatgaaattcggccaaagtgaaggtggtgttaatgccattgcatgttaaatgacaagcttgaaagtgatacatgtgatggaggattgaagattcttagattttcttttagcattttttttttgaatgagatactaagttctttgtttcaccatgaccaaattgaaatggtgtggtgttgtggtattcggccatgatatatccataagtataattcatgcatgttgcatggtaagtaagatttaagctttggaaatgtgtatatatttggatataagccacttgagaattcggcccttgcacctacatgaatatatgtttgcacatgatggattggtatgacatatatactaattcaaagtgtatatttgcttgtgatgatgtgttgattatgaagtaaataagagatgtgcaatgaattacgatatgtaatgtgttagtagtaaaatgtatgctgttttttgtgtggtattaagtgtatattcggccacatgaggggtaattagtgtgcatgcattcggtttgaggcaagcatattgatgcctattcttggcttagaaaattcgctaagaggaatattaactaatgtgttgagttcgatttatgatttcgtacatatacaactttgatgcctaatgtatataagggccaagtactttgaacttcacgttg
This is a stretch of genomic DNA from Gossypium arboreum isolate Shixiya-1 chromosome 11, ASM2569848v2, whole genome shotgun sequence. It encodes these proteins:
- the LOC108476910 gene encoding uncharacterized protein LOC108476910; amino-acid sequence: MASSGFSLAAPPVFNGEGYYIWVVKMRTYQQAFDLWEVVNSDVESAPLRANPTVAQIRQHADERTKRHKAMSCIQNCVSNAWDRLKEEFQGTERTRQQQLLNLRRDFENLKMKEEETIKQYSDRIMVVVNSIRLLGEQFNEATIVEKVLSTLLERYEAKISSLEDSKDLTTISLTELINALYAQEQRRASRLEEHQEGDHHCLQRPDAQCQYCKKMGHVERVCKSRPIQNQSQQKKAEARVVEEGSDHEEQVFVVSYSSAQVKVSDG